From one Paenibacillus antri genomic stretch:
- a CDS encoding site-specific integrase, whose translation MKPTDFAYQLTTYLSKHLPGRAGTSRNTICSYRDTFSLLLRFCSEEKGLVIEKIRLETLQKNLIDEFLAWLETKRGCSVSTRNQRLAAIHAFFRYVQLEEPSHLFLCQQILAIPMKRSVSKAMNYLSLDAMKAILESPDSTCLTGRRDLVLLSLMYDTGSRVQEIADLIAADVRLENPSTVKITGKGNKSRLVPLMTPTAKLLEQYMVEHDLKLIAHRSYPLFQNRSNGKLTRAGIAYILKKYVDEARSQHPELIPKVVSPHCFRHSKAMHLLQSGVNLVYIRDLLGHVSIKTTEVYARADSQMKRNALENAYQGTTPSEMPIWQQNQELLKWLKDLGR comes from the coding sequence ATGAAACCAACTGACTTCGCATACCAGCTTACAACTTATCTTTCCAAACATTTGCCGGGCAGGGCTGGTACGAGCCGTAACACGATCTGTTCCTACCGGGATACCTTTTCGCTGTTACTGCGCTTTTGCTCCGAAGAGAAGGGCCTGGTAATTGAGAAAATCCGGCTAGAAACGCTTCAGAAGAATCTCATAGATGAGTTCCTGGCGTGGCTTGAAACAAAACGCGGCTGCTCGGTCTCTACAAGGAACCAACGGCTTGCTGCCATTCACGCCTTCTTCCGGTATGTACAATTGGAAGAGCCAAGCCACCTGTTTTTGTGTCAGCAGATATTGGCAATTCCCATGAAGCGTTCTGTCAGTAAAGCCATGAACTATTTATCCCTTGACGCTATGAAGGCCATACTGGAAAGTCCTGATTCGACTTGTTTAACTGGTCGAAGAGATCTGGTTTTACTAAGCCTCATGTATGATACAGGGTCCAGAGTTCAAGAGATTGCCGATTTAATCGCTGCCGATGTGCGCTTGGAGAATCCGTCTACCGTAAAGATAACCGGAAAAGGGAATAAGAGCAGGCTTGTTCCACTGATGACACCAACAGCCAAACTACTCGAACAATACATGGTTGAACATGACCTGAAGTTGATAGCGCACCGTTCTTATCCGTTGTTTCAAAACCGTTCCAACGGTAAATTAACACGTGCTGGGATTGCCTATATTCTCAAGAAATATGTGGATGAGGCACGCTCCCAACATCCTGAACTAATTCCAAAAGTGGTTTCGCCACATTGTTTCCGTCACAGCAAGGCTATGCATTTATTGCAATCCGGGGTTAACTTGGTTTATATTCGCGATTTACTTGGGCACGTCAGCATTAAAACAACAGAAGTCTACGCGAGAGCAGATAGCCAAATGAAACGTAATGCGCTCGAAAATGCGTACCAAGGTACAACGCCATCTGAAATGCCTATATGGCAACAAAACCAAGAATTACTGAAATGGCTCAAGGACTTGGGACGTTGA
- a CDS encoding ExeA family protein → MFETFYDLHRSPFSRDLPTGELYESEILEETLGRLEYAAHRQWFAVVTGDCGTGKTTTIRRFAETLDAAKFKVLYLSDSKLTPRHFYKGLLEQLGCESKFYRGDAKRQLHREIELMRGIHGLQPVVVVDEAHLLDREMLEEVRFLLNFKMDAQSPMALILVGQSELWERLHLQAYAAIRQRIDLQCKLPHYDRSQTGAYISRHMTYAGAERDIFTDGAIDDVYRFSSGAARLINKLCTHCLIYGAQNKHRIIDDHMVKRVIQGELS, encoded by the coding sequence ATGTTTGAGACGTTCTACGATCTTCATCGCTCTCCGTTCTCAAGAGATCTGCCGACGGGTGAGTTGTACGAGTCGGAGATCCTAGAGGAGACGCTCGGCCGCTTAGAGTACGCTGCGCACAGACAATGGTTCGCGGTTGTCACTGGCGACTGCGGAACCGGGAAGACGACGACGATTCGGAGATTTGCGGAAACGCTCGACGCCGCGAAGTTCAAGGTGTTGTATCTGTCGGATTCCAAGCTGACGCCGAGGCACTTCTACAAGGGGCTGTTGGAACAACTCGGATGCGAGTCGAAGTTTTACCGCGGGGACGCCAAGAGACAGTTGCACCGGGAGATTGAATTAATGCGAGGGATTCATGGTCTGCAGCCCGTCGTGGTCGTAGACGAGGCGCATCTGCTGGATCGAGAAATGCTAGAAGAGGTTCGCTTCCTTCTCAACTTCAAGATGGACGCCCAGAGTCCGATGGCGCTCATTCTCGTTGGTCAGAGCGAGCTGTGGGAGCGACTCCACCTACAGGCCTATGCCGCGATCCGTCAGCGAATTGATCTACAATGCAAGCTCCCGCACTATGATCGCTCTCAAACCGGAGCCTACATAAGCAGGCATATGACTTACGCCGGCGCAGAACGAGACATCTTCACAGACGGCGCCATCGACGACGTCTACCGCTTCTCGAGCGGGGCAGCCAGACTCATAAACAAGCTATGTACGCACTGCTTGATCTATGGCGCGCAGAACAAGCATCGCATCATCGACGATCATATGGTCAAACGCGTCATCCAAGGGGAATTGTCATGA
- a CDS encoding AAA family ATPase: MKNKNYFLFISATSGTGKTKFIFDYMKNHKDRFMLRITATPVWTLRIILQDILAAAGIPVFGRMSQSTLLERIKYLFASREKSLIIFDDA; encoded by the coding sequence ATGAAAAACAAGAACTATTTTCTGTTTATTAGCGCAACTTCAGGAACTGGAAAGACAAAGTTTATATTTGACTATATGAAAAACCATAAAGATAGATTTATGCTCAGAATAACCGCCACCCCAGTATGGACGTTAAGAATCATACTTCAAGATATTTTGGCAGCAGCCGGTATTCCAGTATTCGGGCGAATGTCCCAGAGTACACTGTTAGAAAGAATTAAGTACTTGTTTGCTAGCCGAGAGAAAAGTCTTATTATATTTGACGATGCTTAG
- the tcmP gene encoding three-Cys-motif partner protein TcmP — protein MSNIINNFNEGVDHLKTPQEKHFDKKDIQTHLKHQLLENYIIRWSNVLGGATFAGKFNKIHFVDGFAGRGSFHDGEAGSPLIAINHLFHLQRKFYELYQSSNLRFIIHTVESYPEYQSALDELIQTAPLPEQIKNYKGKFEEHLPKILNRTSGSPALYFIDPFGYKGVQMDDIQSILSQQSHEVLVNVMSRSIGRNLSIEKNRAEIKKFFGVKEIPDDIAKYLKISSASDKKLFMGDMVFENLESSIIGLFKEQLRIRFEADSIFTLSKRIYSKINPMQYFHLVFATRNRKGLVEMKTSMVKYEEQKTIIEDTFLRNNNPELVFMDDLFSTSGQLSNYNYKSFVIDFEKHFNNTGVTGIKFSKIVDYYLQATPLPFRDNSGKSIYDYFLRLRGRGYFVRTEGGRAFADLDEHENIIVRASLPKSFVNNVPDDDGAQDDQEPTLFNF, from the coding sequence ATGTCGAATATCATTAATAACTTTAATGAGGGAGTGGATCATTTGAAAACACCTCAGGAGAAACACTTTGACAAAAAGGATATTCAAACTCATTTGAAACATCAGCTACTTGAAAACTACATAATCCGATGGTCTAATGTTCTCGGTGGGGCAACCTTTGCCGGGAAATTTAATAAAATCCACTTTGTTGATGGCTTTGCTGGTCGAGGTTCGTTCCACGATGGGGAAGCTGGATCACCGTTAATTGCAATCAACCATCTTTTCCATCTCCAACGAAAATTCTATGAGCTCTATCAAAGCAGCAACCTTAGATTTATTATTCACACAGTTGAATCGTACCCGGAATATCAGAGTGCTCTTGATGAGCTCATTCAAACTGCTCCTCTACCTGAGCAAATAAAAAATTACAAAGGTAAATTTGAAGAACATCTCCCAAAAATCCTCAACAGAACGAGCGGTAGTCCAGCCTTATATTTTATAGATCCATTCGGATATAAAGGCGTGCAAATGGATGATATTCAATCTATTTTAAGCCAGCAATCGCATGAAGTTCTAGTTAATGTAATGAGCAGATCAATTGGTAGAAATCTCTCAATAGAAAAAAATCGTGCCGAGATTAAAAAGTTTTTTGGAGTTAAAGAGATTCCGGATGACATCGCAAAATACTTAAAGATATCTTCAGCAAGCGACAAAAAGTTATTTATGGGAGATATGGTATTTGAAAATTTAGAATCAAGCATAATAGGTCTTTTTAAAGAGCAGCTTCGAATACGTTTTGAAGCAGACAGTATTTTTACTTTGAGTAAACGCATCTACAGCAAAATCAACCCAATGCAATACTTTCATCTTGTGTTTGCCACTAGAAACCGAAAAGGTCTAGTTGAAATGAAAACATCCATGGTTAAGTATGAAGAACAAAAAACAATTATCGAGGATACATTTTTAAGAAATAACAATCCCGAGTTGGTTTTCATGGATGACTTGTTTTCAACTAGCGGACAATTAAGTAATTACAACTACAAAAGTTTCGTAATCGATTTTGAAAAGCACTTTAATAATACCGGTGTTACTGGCATTAAATTTTCAAAAATTGTGGACTATTACTTACAAGCTACTCCCCTCCCATTCAGAGATAACTCAGGGAAATCCATCTACGATTACTTTTTACGATTAAGAGGTAGGGGGTATTTTGTACGAACTGAAGGAGGGCGTGCTTTTGCTGACCTCGATGAACATGAAAACATCATAGTCAGGGCAAGTTTACCAAAAAGTTTCGTGAATAACGTTCCTGATGATGACGGCGCCCAGGATGACCAAGAACCGACTCTTTTCAACTTCTAA
- a CDS encoding DUF5131 family protein has translation MGSSSNIEWTEATWNPVTGCTKVSEGCRNCYAARMANRLHAMDNPRYKNGFNLTLHHDLLEAPLKWKQPRRIFVNSMSDLFHKDVPLDFIKDIFEIMEKAHWHTFQILTKRSDRLMELAPNLRWPANVWQGVSVENENVTHRIDHLRNVNAQVRFLSIEPLLGPIEKIDLREIHWVIVGGESGPGSREMKPDWVRNLRDQCIEQNVAFFFKQWGGVQKHRTGRVIDGRTWDEYPSLIIN, from the coding sequence ATGGGGAGTTCATCAAACATCGAATGGACAGAAGCGACATGGAATCCTGTAACAGGATGCACTAAAGTTTCTGAGGGTTGCCGTAACTGCTATGCCGCGAGAATGGCTAATCGTCTCCATGCAATGGATAACCCAAGATATAAAAATGGATTCAATTTAACCCTACACCACGACCTTCTTGAAGCACCTCTTAAGTGGAAACAACCACGGAGAATATTCGTTAATTCAATGTCGGACCTTTTTCATAAGGATGTACCACTGGATTTTATCAAAGACATTTTTGAAATAATGGAGAAAGCCCATTGGCATACTTTCCAGATACTGACGAAACGTTCTGACAGACTAATGGAACTTGCCCCGAATTTAAGATGGCCAGCGAATGTTTGGCAAGGAGTTAGTGTCGAGAACGAAAATGTAACCCATCGGATCGATCATTTGAGGAACGTTAATGCTCAGGTTCGCTTTCTCTCTATAGAACCGCTTTTAGGTCCTATTGAGAAAATTGATCTGAGGGAGATCCATTGGGTTATAGTCGGAGGAGAAAGCGGTCCGGGCTCACGGGAGATGAAACCTGACTGGGTACGCAATCTTCGCGATCAGTGTATTGAACAAAATGTTGCATTTTTCTTTAAACAATGGGGCGGAGTACAGAAACATCGCACAGGGAGAGTTATAGATGGAAGAACATGGGATGAATACCCTTCGTTAATTATTAACTAA